The Alphaproteobacteria bacterium genome includes a window with the following:
- a CDS encoding GMC family oxidoreductase N-terminal domain-containing protein yields the protein MADVFHEADFVVVGAGSAGSLLAARLASDGKHKVAVIEAGPPGRDPLLSVPLLTGWFLRGTKYTWQFETEPQTHLGGRRLKWPRGKLVGGSGAINGMVWVRGLPSDYEHWAQTGLRDWSWEKVEPVYQALENEPSGDGRKTLGIEQPDWWTPLYDAYLSAAESAGYGRTDDFNGPNPSGAGRYRFNIRGGRRASTARAYLRPALANGTLRLIADAEVVRLTFEGTRCTGLILRQGGVERVVKARREVIVCAGTVGSPHLLLRSGIGPAVELSALGVPVVADRAQIGANLQDHLLIRVEHAALKPGGLNELLRADRAAFALLRALIQGKGPAACFPLLVGGYFKSEPGLAEPDLQSHFMPALTSATIRVNPFRDPPGARAENGFFANICQMRPESRGRISLASADPLAAPRIDPNYLSAPRDKRVLTAGVKILRGLFAQPAFDGWRGGELMPGPDVRSDAEILDWIAQKADTVFHPVGTCRMGADDASVVDGRLTVRGVQGLRVSDASVMPAITSANTNAPTIMIAERTARFALDDART from the coding sequence ATGGCGGACGTTTTCCACGAAGCCGACTTCGTCGTCGTCGGCGCAGGTTCGGCCGGTTCGCTGCTTGCGGCACGCTTGGCGTCGGACGGCAAACATAAAGTCGCCGTGATCGAAGCCGGACCGCCCGGCCGCGATCCGCTATTGTCCGTGCCCTTGCTGACCGGCTGGTTCCTGCGCGGCACCAAATATACGTGGCAGTTCGAGACCGAACCGCAGACGCATCTTGGCGGGCGGCGCCTCAAATGGCCGCGCGGCAAGCTCGTCGGCGGCTCGGGCGCCATCAACGGCATGGTGTGGGTGCGCGGCCTGCCCTCCGACTACGAACATTGGGCGCAAACCGGTTTGCGCGATTGGTCGTGGGAAAAGGTCGAGCCCGTCTATCAAGCTTTGGAGAACGAGCCGAGCGGCGACGGGCGCAAGACGTTGGGCATCGAGCAACCCGATTGGTGGACGCCGCTTTACGACGCCTATCTTTCGGCTGCCGAGAGTGCCGGTTATGGCCGCACCGACGATTTCAACGGCCCCAACCCGTCGGGCGCCGGGCGCTATCGTTTCAATATTCGCGGCGGGCGGCGCGCCAGCACGGCGCGCGCCTATCTGCGCCCCGCTTTGGCGAACGGCACGTTGCGTTTGATCGCCGATGCGGAAGTCGTGCGCCTGACCTTCGAAGGTACGCGCTGCACGGGCCTGATCCTGCGCCAAGGCGGCGTCGAGCGGGTCGTCAAAGCGCGCCGCGAGGTGATCGTCTGTGCGGGCACGGTCGGCTCGCCGCATTTGCTGCTGCGCTCGGGCATTGGTCCGGCGGTCGAACTCTCGGCGCTGGGCGTGCCCGTCGTCGCCGATCGCGCGCAGATCGGCGCCAATCTGCAGGACCATCTACTGATCCGCGTCGAGCATGCGGCGCTGAAGCCCGGTGGGCTCAACGAACTTCTGCGCGCCGATCGCGCGGCCTTCGCCCTGCTGCGCGCGCTGATACAGGGCAAAGGCCCGGCGGCGTGTTTCCCGCTGCTGGTCGGCGGCTATTTCAAGTCGGAGCCCGGCCTGGCCGAGCCCGATCTGCAAAGCCATTTCATGCCCGCACTCACCAGCGCTACGATCCGCGTCAATCCGTTCCGCGATCCGCCGGGGGCGCGCGCCGAGAACGGCTTCTTCGCCAATATCTGCCAGATGCGGCCGGAAAGCCGGGGCCGCATTTCGCTGGCCAGCGCCGATCCGTTAGCGGCCCCGCGCATCGATCCCAATTACCTCTCGGCCCCGCGCGACAAGCGCGTGTTGACCGCGGGCGTCAAAATCCTGCGCGGCCTGTTCGCTCAGCCGGCTTTCGATGGCTGGCGCGGCGGCGAGCTGATGCCCGGCCCCGACGTGCGCAGCGACGCCGAAATCCTCGACTGGATCGCGCAGAAAGCCGATACGGTTTTCCACCCCGTCGGCACCTGCCGCATGGGGGCGGACGACGCCTCCGTCGTCGACGGGCGATTGACGGTGCGTGGCGTTCAGGGTTTGCGCGTCTCCGACGCGTCGGTCATGCCCGCCATCACCTCGGCGAACACCAACGCGCCGACGATCATGATCGCCGAGCGCACCGCGCGTTTCGCGCTGGACGACGCGCGGACCTAG
- a CDS encoding substrate-binding domain-containing protein — protein sequence MSSKRLRKSATDLKSLAAQLGVSQSTVSRALRDHPAIPETTRRRVQSAADAAGYRPNVRARSLAIGRAEAIGLVFPLERLQLPETNFVDVLAGISTAVTERNYSLLLSPFMDDEAAVLRKLASSKAVDGVIITRPLVDDPRIALLNSLGLPYVVHGRTEVDAPFSYVDTDNDNSFERLTGLLLDYGHRHIVAVNGLAHFRYAAARAAAFHRAFAARGLSAPPEAVEFVSMTEQTGYETALRHLQSKTRPSAFVCGSVFQARGVYRAIAACGLAVGKDISVVAHDDGVRGLTALELNPPLTATYTPIRKSGEFLAATLIDLIEGKRGAPSRTIMPFDLILRASVRVA from the coding sequence GTGTCGAGCAAGCGCTTGCGTAAATCGGCGACCGACTTGAAATCCCTGGCGGCGCAGCTGGGCGTTTCGCAATCGACCGTCAGCCGGGCGCTGCGCGACCATCCCGCGATCCCCGAAACGACGCGACGGCGCGTGCAATCGGCCGCCGACGCCGCAGGCTATCGGCCGAATGTCAGGGCGCGCAGCCTCGCGATCGGCCGGGCGGAGGCGATCGGCCTCGTCTTTCCGCTCGAACGTCTGCAATTGCCCGAGACGAATTTCGTCGATGTCCTCGCCGGAATCTCGACCGCCGTCACCGAGCGGAACTATTCGCTGCTGCTGTCGCCATTCATGGACGACGAGGCGGCGGTTTTGCGCAAACTCGCCTCGTCGAAGGCGGTCGATGGCGTAATCATCACGCGGCCGCTGGTCGACGATCCGCGCATCGCGTTGCTGAATTCGCTCGGCTTGCCTTACGTCGTGCATGGGCGAACGGAAGTCGACGCGCCGTTCTCCTATGTCGATACCGACAACGACAATTCCTTCGAGCGCCTGACCGGGTTGCTGCTCGATTACGGTCATCGCCATATCGTGGCCGTGAACGGGCTCGCGCATTTCCGCTATGCCGCCGCGCGTGCGGCGGCGTTCCACCGCGCTTTCGCCGCGCGCGGGTTGAGCGCACCGCCGGAAGCGGTCGAGTTCGTGTCGATGACCGAGCAGACGGGTTACGAAACCGCCCTGCGGCATCTGCAAAGCAAAACGCGGCCGAGCGCGTTCGTCTGCGGCTCGGTCTTCCAGGCGCGCGGCGTCTATCGCGCGATCGCGGCGTGCGGGCTTGCCGTGGGCAAGGATATCTCGGTCGTCGCACACGACGACGGCGTTCGCGGTCTGACGGCGCTGGAACTGAATCCGCCGCTGACAGCGACCTATACGCCCATTCGCAAGAGCGGCGAATTTCTGGCGGCGACGCTGATCGATTTGATCGAGGGCAAGCGCGGCGCGCCGTCGCGCACGATCATGCCGTTCGATTTGATCCTGCGCGCTTCGGTCCGGGTCGCCTGA
- a CDS encoding extracellular solute-binding protein has protein sequence MTFLPNFRNLVRALAVTATAAGALLGGHNPVAAVEIQYWQYVFDTRVQAMTEVIKTFEAENPGITVKQVTFPYADYQTRLIAARAAGRSPEVMQLFYGWLDTFISGRLVQPLSPTAFKADEIEKEFFPIVSAMKRDGKYYGLPTAVRSMALFYNKDMFAKAGLDPEKPPRTIEELVAAGKAMTKLDNAGNFTQVGMALDIARQDHNWWREILVRQYGGESYSADGSKVAYNTEAGRKSLQFYVDLQKVHKIGREGFMDEGQAAFRAGLAGMVVDGTFRIASYKTIKNFTWGVVELPTVNGNKANFGSYFANAISAGATGEKLAAAEKFLAFASSPKAMAIWLEKVGELPARRAVALTDANVNDPIYGPFIRALDYSSTPPMTDELAQRQVSIDLINTVLLKDTPIADALKVAAEREQAVLDKAKAK, from the coding sequence ATGACCTTCTTGCCGAATTTCCGGAACCTCGTCCGCGCGCTCGCCGTCACGGCGACGGCGGCCGGCGCGCTTCTGGGCGGCCACAATCCGGTTGCGGCGGTCGAAATTCAGTACTGGCAGTACGTCTTCGACACCCGCGTCCAAGCGATGACCGAAGTCATCAAAACCTTCGAAGCCGAAAACCCCGGCATTACGGTCAAGCAAGTCACCTTCCCCTACGCCGATTATCAGACGCGCCTGATCGCCGCGCGCGCCGCCGGCCGCAGCCCCGAAGTGATGCAGCTCTTCTACGGCTGGCTCGATACGTTCATTTCCGGCCGCCTCGTGCAGCCGCTGTCGCCGACCGCGTTCAAGGCCGACGAAATCGAGAAGGAGTTCTTCCCCATCGTCTCGGCGATGAAGCGCGACGGCAAGTATTACGGGCTGCCCACGGCCGTTCGCTCGATGGCGCTGTTCTACAACAAGGACATGTTCGCCAAGGCCGGGCTCGATCCCGAAAAGCCGCCGCGCACGATCGAAGAACTCGTCGCCGCCGGCAAGGCGATGACGAAGCTCGACAACGCCGGCAACTTCACCCAGGTCGGCATGGCGCTCGACATCGCGCGCCAGGACCATAATTGGTGGCGCGAAATCCTCGTGCGCCAATATGGCGGCGAGTCCTATTCGGCCGACGGCAGCAAGGTCGCCTACAACACCGAGGCCGGCCGCAAATCGCTACAGTTCTATGTCGATCTGCAGAAGGTCCACAAAATCGGCCGCGAAGGCTTCATGGACGAAGGCCAAGCGGCGTTCCGTGCCGGTCTCGCCGGCATGGTGGTCGACGGCACGTTCCGCATCGCGTCCTATAAGACGATCAAGAACTTCACCTGGGGCGTGGTCGAATTGCCGACTGTGAACGGCAACAAGGCGAATTTCGGCAGCTACTTCGCCAACGCGATCAGTGCGGGCGCCACGGGCGAGAAGCTCGCGGCGGCGGAGAAGTTCCTGGCCTTCGCGTCGTCGCCCAAGGCGATGGCGATCTGGCTGGAGAAGGTCGGCGAGTTGCCCGCGCGCCGTGCGGTCGCGTTGACCGACGCGAACGTCAACGACCCGATCTACGGGCCGTTCATCCGCGCGCTGGATTATTCGTCCACGCCGCCGATGACCGACGAACTCGCCCAGCGCCAGGTGTCGATCGATCTGATCAACACGGTCCTGCTGAAGGACACGCCGATCGCCGACGCGCTGAAGGTCGCGGCCGAACGCGAACAGGCCGTGCTCGACAAGGCGAAGGCCAAGTAA
- a CDS encoding sugar ABC transporter permease produces MAHTNMTGPSGVFGRLWGRLSLSSRQVVWAWTFLALPLVFFTVVRFYPTIDSFFLSVTDWDLLNPAKFVGLENYRRLFADPVFWQVFRNTFAYLILGTPISIVLSFAIAYYLDRVVFLHGFIRALYFLPYLTTAAAMAWVWRWFYQPPPIGVINSTLSVFGVPAQPFLRSIEQALPAIMTTSIWAHLGFQIIIFLAGLRAIPTSYYEAARVDGLGEGAILTRITIPLLKPTTVFLVVFSSIGFLRIFDQVYNMTSNDPGGPLNSTKPLVLMIYQTAFGSYQMGYAAAQTVVLFVILFTISMAQLWILRNR; encoded by the coding sequence ATGGCCCACACGAATATGACCGGACCGAGCGGCGTCTTCGGACGCCTATGGGGGCGCTTGTCCCTCTCCTCCCGGCAAGTCGTGTGGGCCTGGACGTTCCTGGCGCTGCCGCTCGTCTTCTTCACGGTCGTGCGCTTCTATCCCACGATCGACTCGTTCTTCCTGTCGGTCACCGATTGGGATCTGTTGAACCCGGCGAAATTCGTCGGGCTCGAAAACTACCGCCGCCTGTTCGCCGATCCGGTGTTCTGGCAGGTCTTCCGCAACACCTTCGCCTATCTCATTCTCGGCACGCCGATCTCGATCGTGCTGTCCTTCGCGATCGCCTACTACCTCGATCGCGTCGTATTCCTGCACGGCTTCATCCGCGCGCTTTATTTCCTGCCTTATCTCACGACCGCCGCCGCGATGGCCTGGGTGTGGCGCTGGTTCTACCAGCCGCCGCCGATCGGCGTGATCAATAGCACGCTCAGCGTGTTCGGCGTGCCCGCACAACCCTTTCTGCGATCGATCGAACAGGCATTGCCCGCGATCATGACGACGTCGATCTGGGCGCATCTCGGCTTCCAGATCATCATCTTCCTCGCGGGCCTGCGCGCGATCCCGACGAGCTATTACGAAGCCGCGCGTGTGGACGGGTTGGGCGAAGGTGCGATCCTGACGCGCATCACCATTCCGTTGCTGAAACCGACCACGGTGTTCCTGGTCGTGTTCTCGTCGATCGGCTTCCTGCGGATTTTCGACCAAGTCTACAACATGACCAGCAACGATCCCGGCGGGCCGCTCAACTCGACCAAACCACTGGTGCTGATGATCTACCAGACCGCGTTCGGGTCCTACCAAATGGGCTACGCGGCGGCGCAGACGGTCGTGCTGTTCGTCATCCTGTTCACGATCTCGATGGCCCAGCTCTGGATCCTGAGGAACCGTTGA
- a CDS encoding carbohydrate ABC transporter permease: protein MTGTVHALPATAPRRLATRPGRIVAWTILFLGGVVMMTPLLFMFSTSLKTAGDVYDLRLIPQAPTFANYIQVLADGRFARWFFNSIFVATVVTLSCLFFDSLVAYTLAKFQFRGRQVVFIAILSTLMIPTEMLVIPWYLMSSQFGWLDTYWGIMFPGLITAFGVFLLKQFFETVPNDFLEAARIDGLNEFTIWWKVALPLVTPALSALAIFTFLGNWTAFFWPLIVTTDQTLYTLPVGLSSFAVEQSIQWEMIMTGAALATVPTLLIFLFFQRYIVRGVMLAGVKG from the coding sequence ATGACCGGCACCGTCCACGCCCTCCCCGCAACGGCGCCACGCCGGCTCGCGACGCGTCCCGGCCGCATCGTCGCTTGGACGATCCTGTTCCTGGGCGGCGTGGTGATGATGACGCCGCTGCTGTTCATGTTCTCGACGTCGCTCAAAACGGCGGGCGACGTCTACGATCTGCGCCTGATCCCGCAAGCGCCGACCTTCGCGAACTATATTCAGGTGCTGGCCGACGGCCGCTTCGCGCGCTGGTTCTTCAACTCGATCTTCGTCGCGACGGTTGTCACGCTGTCGTGCCTGTTCTTCGACAGCCTCGTCGCCTATACGCTGGCCAAGTTCCAGTTCCGCGGCCGCCAAGTCGTATTCATCGCGATCCTGTCGACGCTGATGATCCCGACCGAGATGCTGGTGATCCCCTGGTATCTGATGTCCAGCCAATTCGGCTGGCTCGACACCTATTGGGGCATCATGTTTCCGGGGCTGATCACCGCATTCGGCGTGTTCCTGCTGAAGCAATTCTTCGAGACGGTGCCCAACGACTTCCTCGAAGCCGCGCGCATCGACGGCCTCAACGAATTCACGATCTGGTGGAAAGTGGCCTTGCCGCTGGTCACACCCGCCCTTTCGGCGCTGGCGATCTTCACCTTCCTCGGCAATTGGACCGCGTTCTTCTGGCCGCTGATCGTGACGACGGATCAGACGCTCTACACTCTGCCGGTCGGGCTTTCGAGCTTTGCGGTCGAACAATCGATCCAGTGGGAAATGATCATGACGGGTGCCGCACTCGCGACCGTGCCCACGCTACTCATCTTCCTCTTCTTCCAACGCTACATCGTGCGCGGCGTAATGCTGGCCGGCGTAAAGGGCTGA
- the argH gene encoding argininosuccinate lyase encodes MGILQANDKSIFPDPVYRKTVLKPLFDGAKSHHADALARIDRAHLVMLVETGILDKHQGKTIARALQAMAREIDPAGLNYGGDVEDYFFYMERELKARAGADIGGRLHTARSRNDIDHTFLKLALKPRIDALLAASRSLLAALIEAAHRDRDVVIVAYTHGQPAQPTTHGHYLSAIMEVLIRDMERVEAARGIVDLCPLGAAAITTSGFPIDRHRVAALLGFAAPLRNSYSCIAATDYLTSVYSALGLMFLHLGRPVQDFQFWSSFEVGQLYLPNAFVQISSIMPQKRNPVPFEHLRHLSGQAVGRARAVVDVMHNTPFTDMTDSEAETHEMGYQAFDVAHRVLELLTATVGAGRIDPERVADILNRSCATITELADWLVRTENLSFREGHEIAADVSRAIVARAGDLKRDGYEVFAAAFREHTGRVPRAGKDEFQRTVSAENFVAVRDRFGGPAPAAMDAAIADYRLALAGFESRAAAHAAREKAAQVELDRRMAEIAEMSNGAD; translated from the coding sequence ATGGGTATTCTGCAAGCCAACGACAAATCGATCTTCCCCGATCCCGTCTATCGTAAGACCGTGCTGAAGCCGCTGTTCGACGGCGCCAAGAGCCATCACGCGGACGCCCTTGCCCGCATCGACCGTGCGCATCTCGTGATGCTGGTCGAGACCGGCATTCTCGACAAGCATCAAGGCAAGACGATCGCGCGCGCGTTGCAGGCGATGGCGCGCGAGATCGACCCCGCCGGCCTCAATTACGGCGGCGACGTCGAAGATTACTTCTTCTATATGGAGCGCGAGTTGAAGGCGCGCGCGGGTGCGGATATCGGCGGGCGCCTGCACACGGCGCGTTCGCGCAACGATATCGATCACACTTTCCTGAAGCTCGCGCTGAAGCCGCGCATAGACGCCCTGCTCGCGGCGTCGCGTTCGTTGCTTGCCGCGCTGATCGAGGCGGCGCATCGCGATCGCGACGTCGTCATCGTCGCCTATACGCATGGCCAGCCGGCCCAGCCCACGACGCACGGGCATTACCTGTCCGCGATCATGGAAGTGCTGATCCGCGACATGGAACGCGTGGAAGCCGCGCGCGGGATCGTCGATCTGTGCCCGCTGGGGGCCGCCGCGATCACCACGTCGGGCTTCCCGATCGACCGGCATCGCGTCGCCGCGCTGCTCGGCTTCGCCGCCCCCTTGCGCAATTCCTATTCCTGCATAGCCGCGACGGATTACTTGACGTCGGTCTATAGCGCGCTGGGGCTGATGTTCCTGCATCTCGGCCGCCCCGTTCAGGATTTCCAATTCTGGTCGAGCTTCGAAGTCGGGCAGCTCTATCTGCCCAACGCCTTCGTGCAGATCTCGTCGATCATGCCGCAGAAGCGCAACCCGGTGCCGTTCGAGCATCTGCGCCATCTCTCGGGCCAAGCGGTCGGCCGCGCGCGCGCGGTCGTCGACGTAATGCACAACACGCCCTTCACCGACATGACCGACAGCGAGGCCGAGACCCACGAGATGGGCTATCAGGCGTTCGACGTCGCGCATCGCGTGCTTGAGCTGCTGACTGCGACGGTCGGTGCGGGCCGGATCGATCCGGAACGCGTCGCCGATATCCTGAACCGCTCCTGCGCCACGATCACCGAACTCGCCGATTGGCTGGTGCGGACCGAGAATCTCTCGTTCCGCGAGGGCCACGAGATCGCCGCCGATGTGTCGCGCGCGATCGTCGCACGCGCGGGCGATTTAAAGCGCGACGGCTACGAGGTCTTCGCCGCCGCCTTCCGCGAACATACGGGTCGCGTCCCGCGCGCGGGCAAGGACGAATTCCAGCGCACGGTGTCGGCCGAGAATTTCGTCGCCGTCCGCGACCGCTTCGGCGGCCCCGCCCCCGCCGCGATGGATGCGGCGATCGCCGATTATCGCTTGGCGCTGGCCGGTTTCGAATCCCGCGCCGCCGCCCATGCGGCGCGCGAGAAAGCGGCGCAAGTCGAGCTCGACCGCCGCATGGCCGAGATCGCGGAGATGTCGAATGGCGCGGATTGA
- the ugpC gene encoding sn-glycerol-3-phosphate ABC transporter ATP-binding protein UgpC, which yields MARIELEKIVKNYGKVGVVHGIDLAIEDGEFVVLVGPSGCGKSTTLRMIAGLEEISGGTLRIGGHVVNDLEPKQRNIAMVFQNYAIYPHLTVAQNIGFGLYTAKMSKAEKQARVLETARVLGLEPYLERRPAALSGGQRQRVAIGRAMVRDPVAFLFDEPLSNLDAQLRGQMRLEIKQLHQRLGRTIVFVTHDQVEAMSLADRIVVMRDGHILQVGAPMELYNNPADMFTARFIGTPEMNMIDAAVANNGLDFGANKAAVAVPANMKLPNALAAGQKIAVGVRPQELQIVTDHAPAGAMVLTGKVRVSEPQGSETYVMLDLADGQAIARAPSSISFTPGQIVRFAAPADGLRIYDTRSGKLVR from the coding sequence ATGGCGCGGATTGAGCTCGAAAAGATCGTCAAGAACTACGGCAAAGTCGGCGTCGTCCACGGCATCGACCTTGCGATCGAGGACGGCGAATTCGTCGTGCTGGTCGGCCCGTCGGGCTGCGGCAAATCGACGACGTTGCGCATGATCGCGGGGCTGGAGGAGATCAGCGGCGGCACGCTGCGCATCGGCGGCCATGTCGTCAACGATCTGGAACCCAAGCAGCGCAATATCGCGATGGTGTTCCAGAACTACGCGATCTACCCGCATCTGACCGTCGCGCAGAATATCGGCTTCGGCCTTTACACCGCCAAGATGTCGAAGGCGGAGAAGCAAGCACGCGTGCTGGAGACGGCGCGTGTGTTGGGCCTCGAACCCTATCTCGAGCGGCGCCCGGCGGCGTTGTCCGGCGGGCAGCGCCAGCGTGTGGCGATCGGCCGCGCGATGGTGCGCGATCCCGTCGCCTTCCTGTTCGACGAGCCGTTGTCGAATCTCGACGCGCAGCTGCGCGGTCAGATGCGTTTGGAGATCAAGCAGCTCCACCAGCGTTTGGGCCGCACCATCGTGTTCGTGACGCACGACCAGGTCGAGGCGATGTCGCTCGCCGACCGGATCGTCGTCATGCGCGACGGCCATATCCTGCAGGTCGGCGCGCCGATGGAGCTCTACAACAATCCCGCCGATATGTTCACCGCGCGCTTCATCGGCACGCCGGAGATGAACATGATCGACGCGGCGGTCGCCAATAACGGGCTGGATTTCGGCGCGAACAAAGCCGCCGTCGCGGTTCCGGCGAATATGAAACTGCCGAACGCCCTCGCCGCCGGACAGAAAATCGCCGTTGGCGTGCGACCGCAGGAATTGCAGATCGTGACCGACCACGCGCCGGCCGGCGCGATGGTGCTGACCGGTAAGGTGCGCGTCAGCGAGCCGCAAGGCTCCGAAACCTATGTGATGCTCGATCTGGCCGACGGCCAGGCGATCGCCCGCGCCCCGTCGAGCATTTCGTTCACGCCGGGCCAGATCGTGCGCTTCGCAGCCCCGGCCGACGGCTTGCGGATCTACGATACGCGTAGCGGCAAGCTGGTTCGTTAG
- a CDS encoding ATP-binding cassette domain-containing protein, protein MSALLEVDGLVKTYLDRRGRRVRAVDGVSFALATGEVLGIVGESGCGKTTLGRTAMRLLAPDAGSIRFEGTDIAKLGPRALKPFRRGMQMIFQDPFGSLNPRHKVGTIVGEPLAVHGVGGARARVGELLDLVGLGAEAATRFPHEFSGGQRQRIAIARALALSPKLIVADEPVSALDVSIQSQIINLIVDLRARLGLSMLFVSHDLSVVRHVCDRVAVMYLGKIVEIGATERIFAAPRHPYTQALLSAIPRPPGSTVPVQPRIVLHGEIPDPADPPPGCRFHRRCPRASALCAQAEPPSHVTSDVVAVACHHALRND, encoded by the coding sequence ATGAGCGCGCTTCTGGAAGTCGACGGTCTGGTGAAGACCTATCTCGATCGGCGCGGGCGGCGCGTGCGCGCGGTGGACGGCGTCTCTTTCGCGCTCGCCACGGGCGAGGTGCTCGGCATCGTCGGCGAATCCGGTTGCGGCAAGACGACGCTCGGCCGCACCGCGATGCGCTTGCTGGCCCCCGATGCGGGTTCGATCCGTTTCGAAGGAACCGATATCGCCAAGCTGGGCCCGCGCGCGCTGAAGCCGTTCCGGCGCGGCATGCAGATGATCTTCCAGGATCCGTTCGGCTCTCTCAATCCGCGCCACAAGGTCGGTACGATCGTCGGCGAACCGCTCGCCGTTCATGGCGTCGGCGGCGCGCGCGCCCGCGTCGGCGAGTTGCTCGATCTCGTCGGACTGGGGGCGGAAGCGGCGACGCGCTTCCCGCATGAATTTTCCGGCGGGCAGCGTCAGCGCATCGCCATCGCGCGCGCCTTGGCGCTGTCGCCCAAGCTGATCGTGGCGGACGAGCCGGTTTCGGCGCTCGACGTGTCGATCCAATCGCAGATCATCAATCTGATCGTCGATCTGCGGGCACGGCTCGGCCTGTCGATGCTGTTCGTCAGCCACGATCTGTCGGTCGTGCGTCATGTCTGCGACCGCGTGGCGGTGATGTATTTGGGCAAGATCGTCGAGATCGGCGCGACGGAACGGATTTTCGCCGCCCCGCGTCACCCCTATACGCAAGCGCTGCTCTCCGCCATTCCGCGCCCGCCGGGATCGACGGTGCCGGTCCAGCCGCGCATCGTGCTGCACGGCGAGATCCCCGATCCCGCCGATCCGCCGCCGGGCTGCCGCTTCCATCGCCGTTGCCCGCGCGCGAGTGCGCTCTGCGCGCAAGCCGAACCGCCATCGCACGTCACTTCGGATGTCGTCGCCGTCGCGTGCCATCATGCGCTGCGCAACGATTGA
- a CDS encoding ABC transporter ATP-binding protein — MTDPVLRVEGLTIALGGVKLVEDVSFDILPGEAFGLVGESGCGKSVTALSILRLIASPPLAITGGRIEFGGRDLLKLSDAEIRGVRGGEIAMIFQEPMTSLNPVFTIGDQIGETLTIHRSMNARAAASRAAELLDLVGIPAARAQLERYPHQLSGGQRQRAMIAMALACEPKLLIADEPTTALDVTVQAQILALIERLRKELGLACLLITHDLGVVGETCARVAVMYAGRIVEQGPTADVFGQPRHRYTKALLETIPAANPPGKRLPAIPGNVPAPGRRAPGCAFAERCAAPLERCAGDRPPFVRAGEHSAACWNPAA, encoded by the coding sequence ATGACCGATCCGGTTCTGCGGGTCGAAGGGCTGACGATCGCGCTTGGCGGTGTGAAGCTCGTCGAAGACGTATCGTTCGATATCCTGCCGGGCGAAGCGTTCGGCTTGGTCGGCGAGTCCGGCTGCGGCAAAAGCGTCACCGCCCTTTCGATCCTGCGCCTGATCGCCTCGCCGCCGCTCGCGATCACCGGCGGGCGGATCGAATTCGGCGGGCGCGATCTGCTGAAACTTTCTGACGCGGAAATACGCGGCGTGCGCGGCGGGGAGATCGCGATGATCTTCCAGGAGCCGATGACGTCGCTCAACCCCGTCTTCACCATCGGCGATCAGATCGGCGAGACGCTGACGATCCATCGGTCGATGAATGCGCGTGCCGCCGCGTCGCGCGCGGCCGAGCTTCTCGACCTGGTCGGCATTCCCGCCGCGCGCGCGCAGCTCGAACGCTACCCGCATCAATTGTCGGGCGGGCAGCGTCAGCGCGCGATGATCGCGATGGCGCTGGCGTGCGAGCCTAAATTGCTGATCGCCGACGAGCCGACGACCGCCCTCGACGTGACCGTGCAGGCGCAGATCCTGGCCTTGATCGAGCGCTTGCGCAAAGAACTCGGGCTCGCCTGTCTGCTCATCACCCACGATCTCGGCGTGGTGGGCGAGACATGCGCGCGCGTCGCCGTCATGTATGCGGGGCGGATCGTCGAACAGGGGCCGACGGCGGACGTGTTCGGGCAACCGCGCCATCGCTACACCAAGGCGCTGCTCGAAACGATCCCCGCTGCCAATCCGCCGGGAAAGCGCTTGCCCGCAATCCCGGGCAACGTGCCCGCCCCAGGGCGGCGTGCACCGGGCTGCGCCTTCGCCGAACGCTGTGCCGCACCTCTCGAACGATGCGCCGGCGATCGCCCGCCATTCGTGCGCGCGGGCGAACATAGTGCGGCGTGCTGGAACCCCGCCGCATGA